TCCGCCGCCGTCGCTTCGACAGCCTGGACGAGGCCAAGGCCGAGCTGGCCGCCGAGCCGTTCAAGCTGGAACTCATCGACGTCAAGGGTGAGGGGCTGGATTCCTCCGAGGTGATGGAGGTCGGCGGTGGCGAGCTGACCATCTACGACAACCTCGCCGCCGACTCCGACAAGGTCTGCTGGTCGGACCTGTGCCGAGGGCCGCACCTGCCGAACACCCGGCTGATCGGTGCGTTCAAGCTGATGCGCTCGGCCGCCGCGTACTGGCGCGGCTCGGAGCGCAACCCGCAGCTGCAACGGGTCTACGGGACCGCCTGGCCGACCCGGGACGCGCTCAAGGCGTACCTGAAGCTGTTGGAGGAGGCCGCCCGGCGCGACCACCGCAAGCTCGGCGCGGACCTCGACCTGTTCAGCTTCCCCGACGAGCTGGGCTCCGGCCTCGCGGTCTTCCACCCCAAGGGCGGCATCATCCGCCGCGAGATGGAGAACTACTCGCGGCTCAAGCACGAGCAGGCCGGGTACGAGTTCGTCAACACCCCGCACATCACCAAGGGCCACCTGTACGAGGTCTCCGGGCACCTCGACTGGTACGCCGACGGGATGTTCCCGCCCATGGAGGTGGAGGGGGCGAACTACTACCTCAAGCCGATGAACTGCCCGATGCACGACCTGATCTTCCGCTCGCGCGGTCGTTCCTACCGGGAACTGCCGCTGCGGATGTTCGAGTTCGGCACCGTCTACCGGTACGAGAAGTCCGGTGTGGTGCACGGGCTGACCCGGGTACGCGGCATGACCCAGGACGACGCGCACATCTTCTGCACCGAGGAGCAGATGGCGGGGGAGCTGAAGTCTCTGCTCGCCTTCGTGCTCGAACTGCTGCGCGACTACGGGCTGGACGACTTCTACCTGGAGCTGTCCACCCGCAACCCGGAGAAGTCGGTGGGCACCGACGAGAACTGGGAACGGGCCACCGAGGCGCTGCGCTCCGCCGCCGAGGAGTCCGGCCTGCACCTGGTGCCCGACCCGGGCGGCGCGGCCTTCTACGGCCCGAAGATCTCGGTGCAGGTCAAGGACGCCATCGGCCGGACCTGGCAGATGTCCACCATCCAGGTCGACTTCAACCTGCCGGAGCGGTTCGGCCTGGAGTACCAGGCCGCCGACGGCACCCGGCAGCGGCCGGTCATGATCCACCGGGCGCTGTTCGGCTCGATCGAGCGGTTCTTCGGCGTGCTCACCGAGCACTACGCGGGCGCGTTCCCGGCCTGGCTGGCTCCGGTGCAGGTGATCGGCATCCCGATCCGCGACGAGCACGTCGACTACCTGCACGGCTTCGTCGCGGCGCTGCGGGCCGAGGGCGTCCGCGCCCAGGTCGACGCCGGTGACGACCGGATGCAGAAGAAGATCCGCACCGCGCAGCAGCAGAAGATCCCGTTCATGGTGATCGCCGGTGACGACGACGTGGCCGCCGGCACGGTGTCGTTCCGCTACCGCGACGGCTCCCAGCGCAACGGGGTACCGCTCGCCGACGCGGTCACCCACGTCCTCGACGTGATCCGCTCCCGCGCCAACTCCGGCCCCTCCGCACAGCTGGAGGGGTCGTAGGATCGCCGGTGTGACTGGGGCGGAGGAGCACATCGACAGGGACATGGCCGACGGGCTGGACCGGCTCTGGACGCCCCACCGGATGACCTACATTTCCGGTGGCGACCGGCCCGAGGGCGGCTACGACAAGCCGGCCGGGTGCCCGTTCTGCCTGGCCCCGCGCCGACCACCAGAGGAGAATCTGGTGGTCGCGCGGGGCGAGCACGTTTTCGTGGTGCTCAACCTCTACCCGTACAACCCGGGGCACCTGCTGGTCTGTCCCTACCGGCACGTGGCCGACTACACCGACCTGGACGGGCCGGAGACGACCGAGCTGGCGTCGTTCACCCAGACCGCCATGCGGGTGATCCGCAAGGTCAGCAGCGCGCACGGCTTCAACCTGGGCATGAACCAGGGTGGGGTGGCCGGCGCCGGCATCGCCGCCCACCTGCACCAGCACGTGGTGCCCCGGTGGGGCGGCGACGCCAACTTCATGCCCGTGATCGGGCGCACCAAGGTCCTGCCGCAGCTGCTCGGCGACACCCGCGACCTGCTCGTCCGCGCCTGGCCCGGCTGACCGACCCGGCTCCTACGCTGACCGCCGGCGCCGTTTCTCCGGCCCGCCGGCTCTACTTCCGACCTGCCGGGGTCTACCTCCGGTCCGCTGGCTCTACTTCCGGCTCGCTGGCGCCACCCGGCGACCCCTGCTGCGTCCCTAATGACTTCTGCTTCAACCCACGCAACCGCTTGCTGCCGGAACCGTTGCGTCCGCTGAAGCAGAGCAAAGGAGCGAGACGGGATGGGTGACGCTGGCGGGTACGCTCCGTCAGCGCCGAGCGTAAAACGTGGCCGGGCATTCCCGGCCGTGAGCTGCGGCGCTGGATCCGGTGGTGGGTGGGGCCCAAAACCGGGGCGGGTTCGGGATGATCCGTCGGACCGGGCGACCCGTACGGATGATCGTGATGGACCTCTGCCAAATTCCGCCCGCAGGATGGCACGATGCGCCGATGGCGCAGTCGACACGGACCCTGGGCCGCAGCGGCATCGAGGTGAGTGCCCTCGGCATGGGCTGCTGGGCGATCGCCGGCCCCTGGGCCGAGGGACACACCCCGCTGGGCTGGGGTGCGGTCGACGACGAGGAGTCCATCCGTACCGTCCGCCGGGCGCTCGACCTCGGCGTCACCCTGTTCGACACCGCCGACACGTACGGTGCCGGACACGGCGAACGGGTCCTCGGGCGGGCGTTGGCGGGGCGGCGTGACGAAGCGGTCATCGCCACCAAGTGGGGGTACACGTTCGACGAGCGGACCCGGCAGGCCACCGGGGCGGACGCCTCACCGGCGTACCTGCACCGGGCGGTGCGCGACTCGCTGCGTCGGCTCGGCACCGACCGGATCGACCTCTATCAGCTGCACCTGCCCGACCTGCCGGTGCACCGGGCGCAGGCGCTCGTCGGCGCGCTGGAGGATCTGGTGGCCGACGGCCTGATCCGAGCGTACGGCTGGAGCACCGACCGGGCCGACCGGGCCATCGCCTTCGGCCAGGACGCCCTGCACGCCGCCGCCGTGCAGCACAGCCTCTCGGTGCTGCGGGACGCCCCCGACCTGCTCGACCTCTGCGAGAAGTACGACCTGGCCAGCATCAGCTGCGGCCCGCTCGGCATGGGACTGCTCACCGGGAAGTACCACGCCGCCTCGACCCTGCCCTATGACGACGTCCGGGGTATCACCTCGGGCTGGTTGGAGTGGTTCCGGGGCGGCCGGCCCGCCCCGGAGTGGCTGCGCCGGGTGCAGGCCGTGCGGGCGGCGCTGACCGCCGACGGACGCACCCTGGCCCAGGGCGCGCTGGGCTGGATCTGGGCCCGCAGCCCGCGCGCGATCCCGATTCCCGGCTGCCGCACCGTCGAGCAGGTGGCGGAGAACGCCGCAGCGCTGGCCCTCGGTCCGCTGCGTCCCGATCACTTCGCCGAGGTGGAGCGGCAACTCGCCGCGCTGCGTGCCGCCGCCCTCCGCGAGGTGGACCGCCCCTACTGGCCCAGCCCCATGCTCCCCACCGCCCGCCCCTAACCCCCCACGAGCCCCTCCCCACCCCACCCCACCCCCACCCCACCCCCACCCCACCCCGTTGATCATGGGGTTAGCGGCAGTATTTGATCTTCAAACTGCCGCCAACCTCATGATCAACCGCGTTTGTGGGTGGTGGTGGTGAGG
This DNA window, taken from Micromonospora sp. FIMYZ51, encodes the following:
- a CDS encoding HIT domain-containing protein, translated to MADGLDRLWTPHRMTYISGGDRPEGGYDKPAGCPFCLAPRRPPEENLVVARGEHVFVVLNLYPYNPGHLLVCPYRHVADYTDLDGPETTELASFTQTAMRVIRKVSSAHGFNLGMNQGGVAGAGIAAHLHQHVVPRWGGDANFMPVIGRTKVLPQLLGDTRDLLVRAWPG
- the thrS gene encoding threonine--tRNA ligase, which translates into the protein MSAPRTPAVADPVVVAAGTTAADAVAAAGLPNAGPKAIVVVRDPQGMLRDLDWRPAEETVVEPVALDSPDGLNVLRHSTAHVLAQAVQEVFPEAKLGIGPPIDNGFYYDFSVDKPFQPDDLAKLEKRMQEIIKSGQRFRRRRFDSLDEAKAELAAEPFKLELIDVKGEGLDSSEVMEVGGGELTIYDNLAADSDKVCWSDLCRGPHLPNTRLIGAFKLMRSAAAYWRGSERNPQLQRVYGTAWPTRDALKAYLKLLEEAARRDHRKLGADLDLFSFPDELGSGLAVFHPKGGIIRREMENYSRLKHEQAGYEFVNTPHITKGHLYEVSGHLDWYADGMFPPMEVEGANYYLKPMNCPMHDLIFRSRGRSYRELPLRMFEFGTVYRYEKSGVVHGLTRVRGMTQDDAHIFCTEEQMAGELKSLLAFVLELLRDYGLDDFYLELSTRNPEKSVGTDENWERATEALRSAAEESGLHLVPDPGGAAFYGPKISVQVKDAIGRTWQMSTIQVDFNLPERFGLEYQAADGTRQRPVMIHRALFGSIERFFGVLTEHYAGAFPAWLAPVQVIGIPIRDEHVDYLHGFVAALRAEGVRAQVDAGDDRMQKKIRTAQQQKIPFMVIAGDDDVAAGTVSFRYRDGSQRNGVPLADAVTHVLDVIRSRANSGPSAQLEGS
- a CDS encoding aldo/keto reductase codes for the protein MAQSTRTLGRSGIEVSALGMGCWAIAGPWAEGHTPLGWGAVDDEESIRTVRRALDLGVTLFDTADTYGAGHGERVLGRALAGRRDEAVIATKWGYTFDERTRQATGADASPAYLHRAVRDSLRRLGTDRIDLYQLHLPDLPVHRAQALVGALEDLVADGLIRAYGWSTDRADRAIAFGQDALHAAAVQHSLSVLRDAPDLLDLCEKYDLASISCGPLGMGLLTGKYHAASTLPYDDVRGITSGWLEWFRGGRPAPEWLRRVQAVRAALTADGRTLAQGALGWIWARSPRAIPIPGCRTVEQVAENAAALALGPLRPDHFAEVERQLAALRAAALREVDRPYWPSPMLPTARP